The following coding sequences are from one Ruminococcus flavefaciens AE3010 window:
- a CDS encoding LCP family protein, with translation MNREERNEELNNSNYGVPRQAKPLRKLKRVDNNRPKEPEYRGLHEAPSIDIRIEGEEPPRPQIKEQQYHGLHEKGRDKLVESADYDDFDNEPKKKKSVKDGLIKLTSILLSIAAIIALFLNMPILWYKKSGQPDERVSIMTYFKRWQPTADIEGELEKPTMDLALDTDIVNDDFTDGLDLPQLVEGQYTVLFLGFDEDVENTDVIWICQFDIAGGQLHILQVPRDCAVPNYTSNETTKINSVYMCGDPEVNKIQRVVNCVQDNFGIPIDAYVTTACFDIVDIVDLIGGIPIHLDNEIIYEADKRIPAGDITLTGEQSEWFVRFRHEWLQGDIGRVQNQRRFMQAAMKKILDIVKNDGKMKLYSYLNTIYKNKWIATNMSVEDLSKLADFGSTLTKENVIVNMVPGEDAKYYYSSEEFYWIYSIHKRATIDMLNEYFRPYQRPMLLSESNIIEYVSEYEYQYEDYDDTGVTFEELETATEPLRDPEMRPAWKEYEE, from the coding sequence ATGAACCGAGAAGAACGTAACGAGGAGTTAAACAACAGCAATTACGGAGTTCCGAGGCAGGCAAAACCTCTTCGCAAGCTCAAAAGAGTTGATAACAACAGACCAAAAGAGCCCGAGTATCGCGGATTACACGAGGCTCCTTCAATAGATATAAGGATCGAGGGCGAAGAGCCCCCGAGACCTCAGATAAAAGAGCAGCAGTATCACGGACTTCACGAGAAGGGCAGAGACAAGCTGGTAGAATCGGCTGATTACGACGACTTCGATAATGAGCCGAAAAAGAAAAAGAGCGTAAAGGACGGACTCATAAAGCTTACGTCCATACTGCTGAGTATAGCGGCTATCATAGCTCTGTTCCTTAATATGCCCATACTTTGGTATAAAAAGAGCGGTCAGCCCGACGAGAGAGTGTCCATAATGACATATTTCAAGCGCTGGCAGCCTACGGCAGATATTGAGGGCGAGCTTGAAAAGCCCACAATGGATCTTGCTCTGGATACCGATATCGTGAACGATGACTTTACCGACGGACTTGACCTGCCTCAGCTTGTTGAGGGACAGTACACAGTTCTCTTCCTCGGATTTGACGAGGACGTTGAGAATACCGACGTTATATGGATATGCCAGTTCGATATTGCAGGCGGACAGCTCCATATCTTACAGGTGCCCCGTGACTGCGCTGTGCCTAACTATACAAGCAACGAGACCACTAAGATAAACAGCGTTTATATGTGCGGTGATCCCGAGGTCAACAAGATACAGCGTGTGGTAAACTGCGTGCAGGATAATTTCGGGATCCCGATAGATGCATATGTTACCACAGCCTGCTTCGATATCGTTGATATCGTTGACCTTATCGGCGGTATCCCAATACACCTTGACAACGAGATAATCTACGAGGCTGACAAGAGAATACCTGCGGGAGATATTACTCTTACAGGAGAGCAGTCCGAGTGGTTCGTCCGTTTCCGTCACGAATGGCTCCAGGGCGACATCGGACGTGTACAGAACCAGCGCCGCTTTATGCAGGCAGCTATGAAAAAGATACTGGATATCGTCAAGAATGACGGAAAAATGAAGCTTTACAGCTACCTCAATACAATATACAAGAACAAGTGGATAGCTACCAATATGAGCGTCGAGGACCTCAGCAAGCTTGCCGACTTCGGCTCCACCCTCACTAAGGAAAATGTGATCGTAAATATGGTTCCGGGTGAGGACGCGAAGTATTATTACAGCAGCGAAGAGTTCTACTGGATATACTCTATCCACAAGAGAGCTACCATAGATATGCTCAATGAGTATTTCAGACCCTATCAGAGACCTATGCTCCTCTCGGAGAGCAATATCATTGAATATGTAAGCGAATACGAATATCAGTATGAAGACTATGATGATACGGGAGTCACCTTTGAGGAGCTTGAAACAGCTACCGAGCCTCTGAGAGACCCCGAAATGAGACCTGCATGGAAGGAGTATGAAGAATAA
- a CDS encoding nicotinate-nucleotide adenylyltransferase yields MRIGIYGGSFNPVHNGHIHLAQTALREFSLDRLYMLPSKKSPHRSMAEYAPDEDRLEMLRLACNKDDKLCVSDFEIKSDRVSYTIYTVEHFRREFPDAELFLLVGSDMLLCFDTWHRFEEILAQVTLCVVSRESGDLPALRAKAEELSKFGKILVSEAAPTVISSTEIRKKIAKNKDFACYLDENVVQYIRSKGLYSVRGEGKLHYDADDKKKYLKANLSVKRYTHSLNVADECRKLADKYGEDPEKAYFAGLLHDICKEMPDDQQRALVEESGYTVCREELETRSLLHGIAGAYFIKKEFGIEDIDILNSIRFHTVGRAGMSRLEEIVYIGDLISAERDYKDVDKMRKLAYADLNAAMLEAFAFSMKSVIKKGGVIPICTAEGYNFYTRLTKEKI; encoded by the coding sequence ATGCGGATAGGTATATACGGCGGAAGCTTCAATCCCGTACATAATGGACATATACATCTTGCGCAGACAGCGCTGCGTGAGTTTTCTCTTGACAGGCTGTATATGCTGCCGTCAAAGAAATCTCCCCACCGTTCAATGGCAGAGTACGCTCCTGACGAGGACAGACTGGAAATGCTTCGGCTTGCCTGCAATAAAGACGACAAGCTGTGTGTCAGCGATTTTGAGATAAAAAGCGACCGCGTGAGCTATACTATATACACGGTAGAGCATTTCCGCAGGGAATTTCCCGATGCGGAGCTGTTTCTCCTTGTGGGCAGCGATATGCTGCTGTGCTTTGATACATGGCACCGCTTTGAGGAGATACTTGCGCAGGTGACCTTGTGTGTCGTCTCCCGTGAGAGCGGCGACCTGCCCGCTCTGAGAGCCAAGGCGGAGGAACTGAGCAAATTCGGCAAAATACTGGTGTCCGAGGCGGCTCCCACAGTGATTTCAAGCACGGAGATCAGAAAAAAAATTGCAAAAAATAAGGATTTCGCTTGCTATCTTGACGAAAATGTAGTACAATATATTAGATCGAAAGGATTATATTCTGTCAGAGGTGAAGGTAAATTGCATTACGATGCAGACGACAAAAAGAAATACCTTAAAGCAAATTTATCGGTAAAAAGGTATACACATTCTCTGAATGTTGCCGACGAGTGCAGAAAGCTTGCGGACAAATACGGCGAGGACCCCGAAAAGGCTTATTTTGCAGGGCTTCTCCATGACATCTGCAAGGAAATGCCCGACGATCAGCAGAGAGCTCTTGTAGAGGAGAGCGGCTACACGGTATGCCGCGAGGAGCTTGAAACACGCTCACTGCTGCATGGTATCGCAGGAGCATACTTCATAAAAAAAGAGTTTGGGATCGAGGATATAGATATACTCAATTCCATCAGATTTCATACAGTGGGACGTGCAGGAATGTCCCGTCTCGAGGAAATAGTCTACATCGGCGACCTTATTTCAGCCGAAAGAGACTACAAGGACGTGGATAAAATGCGCAAGCTGGCATATGCCGACCTCAATGCGGCAATGCTGGAGGCTTTTGCATTCTCCATGAAGTCGGTGATAAAAAAGGGCGGAGTAATACCTATTTGTACCGCCGAGGGATATAATTTTTACACACGGCTGACAAAAGAAAAAATATAA
- a CDS encoding NAD(P)H-dependent oxidoreductase, whose amino-acid sequence MKVLMISGTNHKGSTYNIGRIVAEKITSAENISEVFLPRDFDEFCLGCTTCFSKSADKCPHYEKLKPITELIDAADVLILTSPVYVYHCTGQMKALLDHYGWRWMAHRPDERMFKKQAVVVATAAGAGMKSTMKDMADSCFFWGIPQTYKLGAAVAATDWQSVKQKKKDSINAKADSIAKKILKREKNVPVSIKTKAFFKIMSLLQRNGWNKADMDYWKEKGWTGSKRPWK is encoded by the coding sequence ATGAAGGTACTGATGATCAGCGGTACGAACCACAAGGGCTCTACCTACAATATCGGGCGTATAGTTGCTGAGAAGATAACCTCAGCGGAGAATATCAGCGAGGTATTCCTGCCACGAGATTTTGACGAGTTCTGTCTCGGCTGCACAACCTGTTTCAGCAAGTCGGCGGATAAATGTCCCCACTATGAAAAGCTGAAGCCCATAACGGAGCTCATTGACGCGGCAGATGTACTGATACTGACCTCTCCTGTGTACGTTTACCACTGCACGGGACAGATGAAAGCGCTTCTTGACCACTACGGCTGGCGCTGGATGGCGCACCGTCCCGACGAGAGAATGTTCAAAAAGCAGGCGGTAGTAGTGGCAACAGCTGCGGGAGCAGGCATGAAGTCAACTATGAAAGATATGGCTGACAGCTGCTTCTTCTGGGGCATACCTCAGACCTATAAGCTTGGTGCGGCAGTTGCTGCAACCGATTGGCAGAGCGTAAAGCAGAAAAAGAAGGACAGTATCAATGCCAAAGCCGATAGTATCGCAAAAAAGATACTGAAAAGGGAGAAAAATGTCCCTGTGAGCATTAAAACAAAGGCATTTTTCAAGATAATGAGCCTTTTGCAGCGCAACGGCTGGAACAAGGCGGATATGGACTACTGGAAGGAAAAGGGCTGGACAGGCAGCAAGCGCCCGTGGAAATGA
- a CDS encoding YhbY family RNA-binding protein — protein sequence MLTSKQRAYLRGIASNYETIYQVGKGGVTEAMCKDIEAALTKRELIKLRVLDNSGWTAREAADAIAEQTGADVVQVIGSKFVLFKRNEKEPVIENIPKAK from the coding sequence ATGCTTACAAGCAAGCAGAGAGCGTACCTGCGCGGTATCGCTTCAAACTATGAGACCATATATCAGGTGGGCAAGGGCGGAGTTACCGAAGCTATGTGCAAGGATATCGAAGCTGCTCTAACAAAGAGAGAGCTCATAAAGCTGAGAGTTCTTGACAATTCGGGATGGACAGCAAGAGAAGCTGCCGACGCTATCGCCGAGCAGACAGGCGCCGATGTGGTACAGGTCATCGGCAGCAAGTTCGTGCTTTTCAAGCGCAATGAGAAAGAGCCTGTTATCGAGAATATCCCCAAGGCAAAGTAA
- the rdgB gene encoding RdgB/HAM1 family non-canonical purine NTP pyrophosphatase, which translates to MIKQLVMATNNANKLREAREILAPLGIEVLSQREAGANCAPEENGTTFAENALIKAKAVYEAVKLPTIADDSGLCVDAMDGRPGVYSARYAPEGQHCAKLLEEMKYVPDDKRGAAFECTIAYIDESGSHTMTGECRGAIGYEQRGTNGFGYDPVFMVGDRTMAELTADEKNAISHRGAALRELYKYLKEKCF; encoded by the coding sequence ATGATTAAGCAGCTTGTAATGGCTACAAACAATGCAAACAAGCTCCGCGAAGCCCGTGAGATACTTGCACCTCTCGGAATAGAGGTGCTCTCTCAGCGTGAAGCGGGAGCAAACTGCGCCCCCGAGGAAAACGGTACTACCTTTGCCGAGAACGCTCTTATCAAGGCAAAGGCTGTATACGAAGCCGTAAAGCTGCCTACTATCGCCGACGACAGCGGTCTCTGCGTGGACGCTATGGACGGCAGACCGGGAGTATACTCTGCGAGATACGCTCCCGAGGGACAGCACTGTGCCAAGCTCCTTGAGGAGATGAAATACGTTCCCGATGATAAGCGCGGAGCTGCTTTCGAGTGCACTATCGCTTACATCGATGAAAGCGGCAGCCATACCATGACAGGTGAGTGCAGAGGCGCTATCGGATATGAACAGCGGGGCACAAACGGCTTCGGCTACGACCCCGTATTCATGGTGGGAGACCGCACAATGGCTGAACTCACAGCTGATGAAAAGAATGCCATTAGTCACAGAGGTGCGGCTCTCAGAGAGCTGTACAAGTATCTGAAAGAAAAATGCTTTTGA